A DNA window from Actinokineospora baliensis contains the following coding sequences:
- a CDS encoding TetR/AcrR family transcriptional regulator, giving the protein MDTRERIVDTADRLFYEQGYAHTSFASIAMAVGISRGNFYHHFKTKDDILAEVIKVRLARTRDMVAGWAADETNPLDRIRRFVEIVLVNRTDIENYGCPVGTLTAELAKLDHPAREHAVAVFGVFRDWLREQFEALGQPDADGLALHVLTFSQGVAALSNAFHDRAHVDREVARMSRWLAQFTPQ; this is encoded by the coding sequence GTGGACACGAGGGAGCGGATCGTCGACACCGCGGATCGGCTGTTCTACGAGCAGGGGTACGCGCACACGTCGTTCGCGTCGATCGCGATGGCGGTCGGTATCTCGCGCGGCAACTTCTACCACCACTTCAAGACCAAGGACGACATCCTCGCCGAGGTCATCAAGGTTCGCCTGGCCCGCACTCGCGACATGGTGGCGGGCTGGGCCGCGGACGAGACCAACCCGCTGGACCGCATCCGCCGGTTCGTCGAGATCGTCCTCGTCAACCGCACCGACATCGAGAACTACGGCTGTCCGGTCGGGACGCTCACCGCCGAACTCGCCAAACTCGACCACCCCGCCCGTGAGCACGCCGTCGCCGTGTTCGGCGTCTTTCGCGACTGGCTCCGCGAACAGTTCGAGGCACTGGGCCAACCCGATGCCGACGGCTTGGCGTTGCACGTCCTGACCTTCAGTCAAGGCGTTGCCGCCCTGTCCAACGCCTTCCACGACCGCGCGCATGTCGATCGTGAAGTCGCCCGCATGTCCCGTTGGCTGGCGCAGTTCACGCCACAATAG
- a CDS encoding YciI family protein yields the protein MYVILLRLSDNKSQAPQHMAAHQDWIRQGFDDGVFLLVGGLRSGEGGTVLATGVTVDQVQSRVAEDPFVAHGVVTPEIIAIDPARTDPRLAFLAT from the coding sequence GTGTACGTCATCCTGCTTCGTCTCTCCGACAACAAGTCCCAGGCGCCCCAACACATGGCGGCCCACCAAGACTGGATCCGCCAAGGCTTCGACGACGGCGTCTTCCTCCTCGTCGGTGGACTCCGCTCAGGCGAAGGCGGCACCGTGCTCGCCACAGGTGTCACGGTTGACCAGGTCCAGTCCCGCGTCGCCGAGGATCCCTTTGTGGCCCACGGTGTGGTCACCCCCGAGATCATCGCCATCGACCCGGCTCGCACTGATCCCCGCCTTGCCTTCCTCGCCACCTGA
- a CDS encoding DUF2795 domain-containing protein, producing the protein MEISQPFVSIDLDRAEFSTAVQAAFTGLPASTSDLLAAARFRRASPEVLAALSLLPQRKFKSARDAWACLATIPGVQAKTK; encoded by the coding sequence ATGGAGATCAGCCAACCGTTCGTCAGCATCGACCTCGACCGCGCGGAGTTCAGCACGGCCGTGCAAGCCGCGTTCACCGGGCTGCCCGCGTCCACTTCGGACCTCCTCGCGGCAGCCAGGTTCCGGCGCGCTTCCCCCGAGGTCCTCGCCGCGCTGAGCCTGCTCCCGCAACGCAAGTTCAAGTCGGCCAGGGACGCCTGGGCGTGCCTGGCCACGATCCCGGGCGTTCAGGCCAAGACGAAGTAG
- a CDS encoding SPW repeat domain-containing protein, giving the protein MTAPRTRTRPLGPQLTGVVSGVVLSVGCWLVLQSGNADYGTVSGFDAPWNDRIAGVLAVGLGVARASRRVTLTVATSAGLALGCWLLLSPLMVDYGFGVDSFQATGTTVLAGALVAGLSVVDHLRETDR; this is encoded by the coding sequence ATGACCGCGCCCAGGACCCGGACCCGACCGTTGGGACCGCAGCTGACCGGTGTGGTCAGCGGCGTGGTGCTCTCGGTCGGGTGCTGGCTGGTGCTCCAGTCCGGGAACGCCGACTACGGCACGGTGTCCGGGTTCGACGCTCCGTGGAACGACCGCATCGCCGGGGTGCTCGCGGTAGGTCTGGGGGTCGCGCGCGCTTCGCGCCGGGTCACGCTCACCGTGGCGACGTCGGCCGGGCTGGCTCTCGGGTGTTGGCTGCTGCTCTCACCGCTGATGGTCGACTACGGCTTCGGCGTCGACTCCTTCCAGGCCACCGGGACCACCGTTCTCGCCGGAGCCCTCGTCGCGGGGCTGAGCGTCGTGGACCACCTCCGAGAAACGGACAGATGA
- a CDS encoding sensor histidine kinase — translation MGSATASMSARPTGRRLGLRGRVMLSFAVGAALVSVLLAVSVFTISRGYLTDQRERSAQRIASGDADTIGRHLAAGMTPEAALTALDPPASARVLLYWDGEWVSNGDSAPADLPPDQVRTEVTAGSPGVAPMTIRDTPYLVVGIPLRGGGAFYEYAPVIELRSTIRTLGVVLAACAAAATVGAALLGAWASRRALRPLKPLASTAASIVEGNLESRLPQDGDADLEPIVTSFNTMVDSLRQRIAREQRFVGDVSHELRTPLTTLVTSVEVMTRHADELPERPRRALALVASELDHLRRMLDDLLDLARAEAGLHHDDFEPLSLTELVRHVLSSRGYPDELLTADTEGVVPGRKLALVRAFGNLVDNADRHAGGLTAVRVHAAGDAVVVEVDDHGPGVAEEDRERVFERFATGRASRGSTAGTGLGLALVAETVHAHRGTVTCGPGAEGGARFTVVLPVGPSATSASH, via the coding sequence GTGGGCTCGGCTACCGCCTCGATGTCCGCTAGGCCCACCGGGCGCCGACTCGGCCTGCGCGGTCGGGTGATGCTGAGCTTCGCGGTCGGCGCTGCCCTGGTGTCGGTGTTGCTCGCGGTGTCGGTGTTCACCATCAGCCGCGGGTACCTCACCGACCAGCGTGAACGCTCTGCCCAGCGGATCGCGAGCGGGGATGCCGACACCATCGGCCGCCACCTCGCCGCGGGCATGACGCCGGAGGCCGCGCTCACCGCCCTCGACCCGCCTGCGAGCGCCCGCGTGCTGCTGTACTGGGACGGCGAGTGGGTGAGCAACGGGGACAGCGCGCCAGCGGACCTGCCGCCCGACCAGGTCCGCACCGAGGTCACCGCGGGCTCACCCGGAGTGGCGCCGATGACCATCCGTGACACCCCGTACCTGGTCGTCGGCATCCCGCTGCGCGGCGGGGGCGCGTTCTACGAGTACGCGCCGGTGATCGAGCTGCGGTCAACCATCCGCACCCTGGGCGTCGTCCTCGCCGCGTGTGCGGCCGCCGCGACCGTCGGCGCCGCGCTGCTGGGCGCCTGGGCCAGTAGACGGGCGCTGCGCCCGCTCAAGCCGCTGGCGAGCACGGCGGCGAGCATCGTCGAGGGCAATCTGGAGTCCCGCCTGCCCCAGGACGGCGACGCCGACCTGGAACCGATCGTGACCTCGTTCAACACCATGGTCGACTCGCTGCGCCAGCGCATCGCCCGCGAGCAGCGCTTCGTCGGCGACGTCAGCCACGAGCTGCGCACTCCGCTGACCACCCTGGTCACCAGCGTCGAGGTCATGACCAGGCACGCCGACGAACTGCCCGAACGCCCCCGTCGAGCACTCGCCCTGGTCGCCTCGGAGCTGGACCACCTGCGCCGGATGCTCGACGACCTGCTCGACCTCGCCCGCGCCGAGGCGGGCCTGCACCACGACGACTTCGAGCCGCTGTCGCTGACCGAGCTGGTGCGGCACGTGCTCTCTTCGCGGGGCTACCCGGACGAGCTGCTGACCGCCGATACCGAGGGGGTCGTTCCCGGCCGCAAGCTCGCTTTGGTCCGCGCGTTCGGCAACCTCGTCGACAACGCCGACCGCCACGCGGGCGGGCTCACCGCCGTCCGGGTCCACGCCGCCGGGGACGCGGTGGTCGTCGAGGTCGACGACCACGGGCCGGGCGTCGCCGAGGAGGACCGCGAGCGGGTCTTCGAGCGGTTTGCCACCGGGCGCGCGAGCAGGGGCTCCACCGCGGGCACCGGCCTCGGGCTCGCCCTGGTGGCCGAGACCGTGCACGCCCACCGCGGCACGGTCACCTGCGGCCCCGGAGCCGAGGGCGGAGCCAGGTTCACCGTCGTCCTACCGGTCGGTCCAAGCGCAACGTCAGCGTCGCACTAG
- a CDS encoding response regulator transcription factor, producing MAGVSLSVLIVEDDDRVRQSLRLALEDEGYRVAEAPSAEDALDSLSRSGAPDMMIVDLMLGGMDGFSCIRGVRQHSDVPIVVVSARVDTHDVVAALEAGADDYVTKPFQIKEITARLRALRRRATAGQPADVPAEVVLDSELGEPLVLAEAAGQVRRGERVVHLTLTEFRLLCELASVPGRVLSRQALLERVWDRGFFGDERIVDVHVRRLRTKVEQDASNPRTVVTVRGLGYRLDVR from the coding sequence ATGGCCGGGGTGAGCCTGTCGGTGTTGATCGTGGAGGACGACGACCGGGTGCGCCAGTCGTTGCGGCTGGCGCTGGAGGACGAGGGCTACCGGGTCGCGGAGGCGCCCAGCGCGGAGGACGCGCTGGACTCGCTGTCGCGGTCCGGGGCGCCGGACATGATGATCGTGGACCTGATGCTCGGCGGGATGGACGGGTTCAGCTGCATCCGCGGCGTCCGCCAGCACAGCGACGTGCCGATCGTCGTGGTCAGCGCCCGGGTCGACACCCACGACGTGGTGGCGGCGCTGGAGGCGGGGGCCGACGACTACGTCACGAAGCCGTTCCAGATCAAGGAGATCACCGCCAGGTTGCGCGCGCTGCGCAGGCGGGCGACCGCCGGGCAGCCCGCCGACGTGCCCGCGGAGGTGGTGCTCGATTCCGAGCTCGGCGAGCCGTTGGTGCTGGCCGAGGCGGCGGGGCAGGTGCGTCGGGGTGAGCGGGTGGTGCACCTGACGCTGACGGAGTTCCGGTTGCTGTGCGAGTTGGCGAGCGTGCCGGGTCGGGTGTTGAGCAGGCAGGCGTTGCTGGAGCGGGTGTGGGACCGGGGTTTCTTCGGTGACGAGCGCATTGTCGACGTCCACGTGCGACGGTTGCGCACCAAGGTCGAGCAGGACGCGTCGAACCCCCGGACCGTGGTGACGGTGCGTGGGCTCGGCTACCGCCTCGATGTCCGCTAG
- a CDS encoding universal stress protein, whose amino-acid sequence MAEIDSTEVVSLAPDQVPAAVVVGVDGSEASDAAVDWAVAEAARHRWPVVLVRVVETSWPVSGYPVMVTTDFGFDNEVLRHAAGESLAASARRARAAGPGVDVHTVLDDGPPALRLSAWATANSAHMLVVGSSRHGAVVSAVLGSTTSGVLGAARTPVVVVRGPAEATGGHVVVGVDGSPESRRALEFGFRHAAEHGARLVAVHAWSDRPLDHLVVSLFSGMGDDRPSEAARRMIDDRVGAVAPLYPDVPVEVVHEVDRPADALVEAATGALLLVVGGHGRGAATRLVLGSVSQAVAHRAPCPVAIVTGHEEPEEEDRG is encoded by the coding sequence ATGGCTGAAATCGATTCCACCGAGGTCGTGTCCCTCGCTCCCGACCAGGTGCCCGCCGCCGTGGTGGTGGGCGTGGACGGGTCGGAGGCGTCGGATGCCGCTGTCGACTGGGCGGTGGCTGAGGCGGCGCGGCACCGGTGGCCTGTGGTCCTGGTGCGGGTGGTGGAGACCTCGTGGCCGGTCAGCGGCTATCCGGTGATGGTGACCACCGACTTCGGGTTCGACAACGAGGTGTTGCGCCACGCTGCGGGTGAGTCCCTGGCCGCGTCCGCGCGGCGCGCCCGTGCGGCCGGTCCCGGTGTCGATGTGCACACCGTGCTCGACGACGGTCCGCCCGCGTTGCGGTTGAGCGCGTGGGCGACGGCGAACTCGGCGCACATGCTGGTCGTCGGCAGTTCTCGGCACGGGGCGGTCGTGAGCGCGGTGCTGGGGTCGACCACGTCCGGGGTGCTCGGTGCGGCGCGCACCCCGGTCGTGGTGGTGCGTGGTCCGGCTGAGGCCACCGGGGGTCATGTGGTGGTGGGTGTCGACGGGTCGCCGGAGAGCAGGCGGGCGTTGGAGTTCGGGTTCCGGCACGCGGCGGAGCACGGCGCGAGGCTGGTGGCCGTGCACGCGTGGTCGGATCGCCCGCTCGATCACCTCGTGGTGTCCCTGTTCTCCGGGATGGGTGACGACCGGCCGTCGGAGGCCGCGCGGCGGATGATCGACGACCGGGTTGGCGCGGTGGCTCCCCTCTATCCGGATGTGCCGGTCGAGGTCGTCCACGAGGTCGACCGGCCAGCCGACGCGCTGGTGGAGGCGGCGACCGGGGCGTTGTTGCTCGTGGTCGGCGGGCATGGTCGGGGCGCGGCGACCAGGCTCGTGCTGGGCTCGGTGAGCCAGGCGGTCGCCCACCGCGCGCCGTGCCCGGTCGCCATCGTCACCGGCCACGAGGAGCCGGAGGAAGAAGATCGAGGATGA